AAAGGGCTCTTTCGTTCAAATCAAGGTTGGTCAAAGGTGGCTATAATGAAATCAAGATAGATGTAGATCCAATAACTGTGCTATAATCCAATGATCCAGAAGTTTCTCTTTTTGGCCGATCAATAAGCCCACGTGGTACATTAGCGAGATATATAGCTTATtagctatatactgtatatggctGAAGGGTCTGGCAAAAAAGATTCACCAAGAACAGGACACCAACTGTATAGAATCAGAACAAGCTGTCACTGAGACACTATTTACAGGAATGTAGAAGAGGTTATGGTTTGGGCCAGGAGTTTTCTTGACCATGTGACTTTAACAGTTATGATGTCATTATAAAATGTTCCGACCTGAGGCCAGACTGTGTCCGAGCTGGCGAGAGTTCATCTCATTGTGAAACTTGTGCTGGGCAGAGCAGAGGTTGCACAGGTATGTGGCCGTCTTGGATCTCTCGGTGACAAAGGTGTGCTTTCTCACGCTCCCTCTGCTCTCGATTACAAATTTCCGACACTGTGGTGGGACAGAGAGCGAGGaggggttaacttcttatggctgggggcagtattgagtagcttggatgaataaggtgcccagagtaaactgcctgctactcaggcccagaagctaagatatgcatattattagtagatttggatagaaaacactctgaagtttctaaaactgtttgaacgatgtctgtgaatataacagaactcatatggcaggcaaacacctgagaaaaaaatccaaccaggaagtgggaaatctgaggtttgtaggtttgcctatccaatatacagtgtctatggggtcatattgcacttcctacagcttccactagatgtcaacagtctttagaaccttgtttgatgcttctactgtgaaggatgagggaatgagagctgattaagtcaggggtctggcagagtgccacgagcgcACTCAGGCGCACCCCCGTGAGAGTTagttgcgttccattgcatttctacggacaaaggaattttccggttgaaacattattgaagatttatgttaaaaacatcctaaagattgattctatacatcgtttgacatgtttctacgaactgtaatggaattttttgacttttcgtctggcctgcgcgtcatgaatttggatttttaaacgtgcgaacaaaaaggaggtatttggacataaattatggactttatcgaacaaaacaaacatttattgtggaactgggattcctgggagtgcattctgatgaagatcatcaaaggtaagtgaatatttataatgctatttctgacttctgttgactccacaacatggcgggtacctgtatggcttgtttttgtgtctgagcgccgtactcagattattgcatggtgtgctttttccgtaaagtttttttgaaatctgacacagtggttgcattaaggagaagtttatctaaagttccatgtaaaacacttgcatcattttatcaatgtttattatgagtatttctgtaaattgatgtggctctctgcaaaatcaccagatgttttggaggcaaaagattactgaacataacgcgccaatgtaaactaagatttttggatataaatatgaactttatcgaacaaaacatacatgtattgtgtaacatgaagtcctatgagtgtcatctgatgaagatcatcaaaggttagtgattaattttatctctatttctgctttttgtgactcctctctttggctggaaaaatggctgtgtttttctgtgactaggtactgacctaaaataatcagatggtgtgctttcgtcgtaaagcctttttaaaatcggacactgtggtgggattaacaacaagtttacctttaaaatggtgtaaaatacttgtatgtttgaggaattttaattatgagatttctgttgtttgaatttggcgccctgcactttcactggctgttgtcaagtcgatcccgttaacgggatctcagccgtaagaagttaaggCATTTACAGACATAACAAGCTAACAAAACAACAGCTACAAAATTCACTGACTAAACAAACACTTTAAAGTCAACTATATTCACTTTCAATATTCCTCAGTTTCCTTTATTAAAATGAATCTCCAgtgataaaaaaaagaaaaagaaaatactTTTACTGCTGAAAACTaatatcccaagtataaatagAGTAAATACATACACTAAAAgggtaaaaataaatacattttgagcATAATAGTACATTTTAAACACAgctgcaaacttcaaggagtagggcaatcaaggagttggtctgatggaaATCCGTTATGTCATCGGCCTCCCTCCTTGCTTGAAGAACAATAGAGAAGCAATAGAGAACAAAAGCGTAAAGGCAAGgggggttcgatcccgggctgtgtcgcagccggccacgaccgggagacccatgaagcGGCCAACAACTGGCCCAGCTtcgcccgggttagggagggGTTTATTTGTTTCTttgctgggatgtccttgtcccatcgcgctctagcaactcccaTGGCAAGCCGgacgcatgcacgctgacacggtcgccagttgtacggtgtttcctccgacacattggtgcggctggctttcgggttaagcgagcagtgtgtcaagaaccagtgtggcttggcagggtcgtgtttcggagaacgcatggctctcgaccttcgcttcTCCCAAGTCCGTACTGGAGTTGCAGCAACTGGACAAGACTGtaaatcacgaaattggggagaaaaagggggtaaaagaATATATTATAATaaaagagggggaaaaaagaaagGAAAGGCTCCCCCACTTGTGCCATGTCATGAGGATACCAGGACCACCTactgagatgtgccttttgttaagtaaatcaggaTTAACACCTGATTTACGTTTTTGAGGTGAAAAGGAGATTGGAGTGCcactttaaaatgtaaaaaaacagaGTTTTGCATTATCTAAAAAGGCATAATACTCACAGAGGAGGAGATACTGTTTGTTTCCCACCAGTGGAATGTCTGACTCGTGGAGCGAGAGCTATCTTTAACCTCATACACTATGACTCCTCTGGCACACACTCCTAGGATCAGCTCTCCGATGACTGGCTTCTTCTCGCGCCCCACGCGGTAGAACTGAACACCGTACTCAGGAAGCTGCTGGGTGGCCTGGGAAGGAAGTTAGACGTTAGAACTGGGTCGTCACTAgcttccacagccacaaagtcataaaccacgcctatttctacaatttctctttattacattttattttaaccctaaccctaactacacTGCTAaacttatgcctaaccctaaccttaaattaagaccaagaAGCAaattttgttttcatgaattttcaTGATactttgactttgtggctgtagaaTGTAGTGGAAACCGGGAACTGCCGATGTGCAAGTTTACCACACGGGCTAAGAATACAAGCCAAACGTTTATGTAATATACGATATTACCATATGTTCACCATTAATCCACTGTGCAGGTGCCACAGCCTTTTGGTGTAATGATTCAAATATCAGTCCACTGAGTATGGAACTAATAACATGAATATAACGATATAAAACGTAGAACTCTATGAAGCGTTTTCATTGGTTCATGTTACCTTGAGGAACTCAAGCTCGGACTCGTCGGTACTCATCGTGGAGTTGTTGGCATGTAACCGTAGCAACTCCTCCTTTAGGTAAGGCAGGGCTCTTTTCTCCATGACGCTCttggcaacgtactggtctggtCGATAGTAGTTCCTCCCATAAACCTTTAGAAAAGATCAGACAAAGTTAGTCATCACTCAACTATAACATTTCCAGAGCTAATATTACGAAATACTAACAAGGTAATTGATATTTAAGTATGCAGATCAATCCGCCTAGACCTTGACCAATCATGTGACAATTGTGTGATACAGCATATCAAAGATACTTCATGACCATATAACTCAAATAAAAAAGTAGCAAACACCTCAGGCATGCAGTCTCCATACTCTGCTTGGAGAGCCAAGGCACCCAGATATAGGCCTGTCTCTTCATGGCAGGACAACCTGTCCTCCAGTATATCTTTCCTCAGCTGTAAGTAGTACTGGTGACGAGTCAGTTTGTGCCTGCCAAAAAAAACACAATATGCTTACATAGAGAAATCGGTGGACCATCTACAATGTTGCCTGACCTCTATGGATTCTATAGGTCGTCCTTCAATACAACACAGTGTGAGCATAGGAGGATGTGTCGTACTGTACTTACAAAAGTAGAGCAATGTCGTGGACAAAGAATTTGACCCTGAAGAAAAGGACAAACGTGGACGTAGGCACTTTCCTCCAACTATCGGGGGCAACCTTGGATATCTTTGTGTCATTGTCCAGGAAGAAAAACTCATTATCTAAAAACCGAGACAAGATGAAAAAGAGTGACATGTTTAACACATCAACCATGTAAAGACTTTTTCAGAACTGTAGTTAAACAACAACAAATCAGCAGGTAGCGGACAAGAGCCattcaaaacaaaaacactagtGAACCTGGTCAATTACCATCAATGTAAGCAAGGCCGAAGTAGAAGTGTTCAACCAGGTTGGAGTGGGCAACAATCATATCAAAGACATCCCCTCCTCCTGACTTGACGTCACACTTAACCAGGATGCTCTGTCCGTTTGGCATGACCACACTCAGCTCCCTCATAGTGGAGGGAGACTTCCCTTTCTTTGACTGGATTGACAGACAGAAAGATAGTGATTAATAGATAGACAGGCTGGTGATAGTTGGGATGATGTAAAAAAGCATTTGATGATGGAGTTCTTGATGATGAAAAGTCATAATTACAACAATGGATCCGGGCAGCTCCAAGACAACCAGTGGCTCATCTAACATTCGAAAAAACTCTGGACCCACATCCTGCACATAAAAAAAGAGGGAAACGTTAAGAACTACACTACgtgacaaaaagtatgtggacacctgctcgtcgaacgtctcattccaaaatcatgggcattaatatggagttggtccccccattgctgctataacagcctccactcttctgggaaggctttccactagatgttggaacattgctgtggggacttgcttccattcagtcacaaaagcattagtgaggtcgggcactgatgttgggcgattaggcctggctcgcatacggtgttcgatggggttgaggtcagggctccgtgcaggccagtcaagttcttccacaccaatctcgacaaaccatttctgtatggaccttgctttgtgcacaggggcattgtcatgctgaaacaggaaacgactttccccaaactgttgccacaaagttggaagaacagaattgtctataatgtcattgtatgctgtagtgttaagatttcccttcactggaactaaggggcctatcccgaaccatgaaaaacagccccagaccattattactcctccaccaaactttacagatggctctatgcattggggcaggtagcggtcctggcatccgccaaacccagattcgtccgtcggactgctagatggtgaagtgtcattcatcacgccagagaacgcgtttccactgctccagagtacaatggtgacgagctttacaccactccagccgacgcttggtatggcgcatggtgaccttaggcttgtgtgcagctgctcggccatggaaacccatttcatgaagctcccgacgaacagttcttgtgctgacgttgcttccagaggcagtttggaactcggtagtgagtgttgcaaccaaggacagatgatttttacgcgctgcACGCTTCAGTactcggcagtcccattctgtgagcttgtgtggtttaccactttgcagctgaggcgttgttgctcctagacgtttccacttcacaataacagcacttacagatgaccggggcagctctagcagggcagatatttgacgaactgacttgttgaaaaggtggcatcctatgatggtgccacgttgaaagtcactgagctcttcagtaaggccattctactgccaatgtttgtctatggagattgcatggcggtgtactcgattttatacacctgtcagcaacaggtgtggctgaaatagccgaatccacaattgttttatatatatactatatcttCTGGTAtttcaacacaaaatgtcacatGACTCTCTATGATATCATACCTTGGCTGTCTTTTCATTAAGACTGACAGTGGACTCGTTCAGATACACATATGGTATAGGTCTGATGCTGCCACGGCGAAAGCCATCCAGGTAAGGGCTACAGGGGTTACGGAATTGATAGCTGCAGTAACTCTCTCTGTGACGTAACCCCTGGGCAATTCTGTAAGGAAAAAAGAATACATGGATTCTTTAATTTATTGTCCACAGACtgttgggtgaactatccctttaaaaaaCTACATTTGTAAAACTGATACTTTGTGTATTACGGTCAAAATGAGCCTTTGTTGTTTGAAAGGCGCCGGCTAGGTTCTTACCCTCTGCTGAGCTCGGCTTGGAATGTTGAGTTGCTTCTGTTTCTCAGCGCCCAGGTAGAGTTATGGTACGAGGCACTTCCTGAGAAACTGTGAATCCTCTCTCTGACCATCTGACTCTGGTCAGTAAGTTGAGGACCATTCTCAGCCATAGACACATGATTGACCTAGAAAACCCAATACAATTGCAGCTACTGAATTAGAAAAGTTGCACTGACCTATCGTTAAAAATAACCGCATGTCACAAACCCAGCTTCAGATCGCAGCCGAGATAGACGTTCAGCCAGGAAAGAGTCCGTAGTGTCACAATATGGATGCCAACATATTTCTAGGAACTTTGACCTTATGTCATCGTGCTGGATGGCACATGGAGTGTAGGGTGACCCCTGGCATGCTTTAGTGTACATCACTAAGAAATCAGCGGGGTGCTGTGGTATTACCCTAAACGAAAACGAAGACATACAGAGCTAAAAGATCGAGTTAATGACTTCATGTCTCCCCCACCGCTTCAACGGAtgctttatttaattaggcaagtcagttaagaacaaattcttatttacaatgacggcctacaccggccaaacctggacgacgctgggccaattgtgcgccgccctatgtgtAGCCTATACCAAACTGGGCAAGACTGATCTCAATTTCAGCTTATCGATAACAAATGGACAAAATGAAGAGATAATGACTCACATATGACTGCCAAATGTATACCTGTAGACCAGGGTATTGCATACACAACAGCCAGATAGATACAGTGATACCTATACTGACTACAGGTGCATTTCATACACCAAAGGAAATGTGGGTGAACTCACAGAGTCCCTAAACACATCTTCTACTAGCTGTTTGATGAGCTTCTCTGGTGGGGGCAGTTGAGCAGTCTTGATGTGCTGGTCACAGGTCTCCAGCACAGTCACGAGATCTGCTCGTCTCTGGACCGTGTCCTCACACATGCTCAGCAACAGGTTGTTCAGTTTGCCACTCAGCTGAATGGGCTGGTTTTGAGGTAGTTGATAATCAACGGACCAGTAGAGGGTCATTCCTAGGGAATATACAACCATCtgggaaaaaaacacaaaaatgaGTCAAATCCTTCCAGAGGAATTCATGTAAAACAAAAAGTCAAGAACCAAAACAGTGGTGAGATGTCATGCCAATAACCATAGGAGTTTTCCAGACAGCACAGACAGATCTGGAACTACgctagtattttttttaaatgtgtacaattttttttaaccGACTTTGAGATTCTACTtgtaatgaaaagcgctatataaaatacatctattattattatgattactCTAAGAGCAGGATTTATTGATGACCTTTTCTGAGGCTGTCCTGTTGGAGGCAGCGTGTCCATCCTGTACCTCTGGAGCAGTGAAGGAGCCCAGGTCCCCTGACCGGGCACAGCTTTTAAAAGCAAGTTTCCCACTGGCTGACAGTAACATAGAGCCGGGGCTCAGTACACTGCACATGTTACCAGGACCTGACAACAAGACAAAAGACAAAAGCCATACTATTAACTTGCATGTCTGCATGGCTATAGGAATAACTCACTCCAAAAAGGTACGTTTGTCAGACGTTAGAAGTAGAGCACGATATGATATGGTGGTGCCTATCTTTCCCATTCATTTCGGGTTTGAGGCCTATTTGTTCTAATGCATAAAGAAGCATGTAACAACAGAAGTCATGAAATATTAGACCCCTTTTGACGTCTGCAAACATCGGACAAATGTTTGATGGGCCATGAACAATCCCTTTAAGACCTAAAGATCCTTTTAGCACCTGCCAGTGGGTATTATCATGGGTCAGGAATGAGATATAAATGTGCCCAGGTACCTTTGTGGGAGATGTCCGTTAAGGCCTCGGCGGTGCCCAAAAGCAGACGCCATACCTCATCCTCCTCCAGAGGTGACCCCCGGGCCTCCAGCACCTCTGCCAGGGTCACGAACGTGCCCATCCTGGGGGACACAGCCATGGGTAGATACAGTCATATATTATCTAAGGGAGGGAATATTTGTTGTTATTTAAGTTCAAACGCTGTACTAGCGaactttattcctagttacatGTACATACgtacagtatctacctcaattacctcgtaccactTCACATCGACTAGGTACTGATACCCTGTGTATAGgaccaagttatcgttactcattgtgtatttattattacgtgttttacatTTCTGTTATTTCTCCATTTTATTTTTCTCTGCATCGTTgagaagggcctgtaagtaaacatttcactgttagtccacacctgctGTTCACGAAGCATGTGACTAATTCAATCTGATGTTATTTGATGAGCAATATATGTTTCATCATAGTCTCTGTGAAAGAATAAGCGAAGCTGATATTTGGATTACAATGAAACTGTTGAATGTAAGAAACTTAATCATTTCCAGAATAATTTCTGAGTTTTAAAAAGGGTCCACACAACCGTACTGTCTTATCGCATAAATCATTATCTCAAAGTGGTCCTTTTCGCTGAGAATATAGAGATATTAGGATAACAAAGGTACATTTGGCCCATTAAACAACTATCTACAGATAAATATCTAGAGTACAATGAGTAAGGCCAATGCTTGGTCTAATGGAAGGCAATACAGACGCCCCCTCCCCCCCATCtgtttctttccccctcttcctcacacacgcacaccaggCTTTCACACATTCAAACTGAGCTTTCAGTTGGCAAATACCGGTAATTGGCTTTCACAGAGCCTGAAGGATTTGCTCTAATGTCTCTGCTCTCCCTGTGCCTttgattttttttctccctctcgtCACCAAGGTGACGGCGAAGCGTTGAGATGAGAAGTGACAGTGCTGAGGTTCTCTGACATATTAAATTAGTTTACCTCGTGTACAATTTCACTAAACAGCGATGGCATTTTAGAATTAGGGTCGTTCCACAAGAAATTGGGACAAATAAAAACAACATTACTGAATGTAATTCATGAAAAAGTATTTTGGACCAAGGAGATTGGAACAACACATTAGGTATTTTGGTTTTGTGtgcatataaaaccttattttagAGGTATGCTGGTTCACTTTTCTTTAAATTAAACCTCAAAGTTGTGGAGTTATACAATGACTGAGTGATAAATGGAACAACAAGGTGGTATCCCATTTCACTCTAAAATCATACGTTGATTACTGAAAATATAAACTAAATCAAATGATAACACAGAACTATAATAAAATTAACGTCAGCGATTTAATTGATTGTGTAGCATCTCTGGTTCCTGCAGGTGGAAACGTCTCCAAAAATATATACTCTATGGAGTTAATTATGCTGGGTTCATCATTACAGTTAAACAATATATCGTGTAGCCTTGTTGGTGTTTTGAATCGGGGATAACAGTGGCTAGATGGGTATTCATACTGTAGCTAAACTCAAATTAAATAAGTAATCTTCATACCAATACTCAGAGTGAGCTGAGGCTCTGTACCAGCATTTGATCAATGATTGATCTGGGCCAACAAAGGCTGTCCGGGAACACCAGGTTTAGTGGGAGATCTAATTGCTACAAAGCCATTATATCTGCTCTACAGGAACACAGTAGTTCCTATTGTTTTTCAACCTGGGTGCAGTTGAACAGGACAGCATTTACAAGCCGAGACTAAGCATTTTCCATCTTGGGTCATGATGACATTACTTTCAAAGTAGTCCTATAAGATAGCGTTTCTCATAAACAACGGCAAACTGAGGATTCCTTTTATCCCAAAATAAGTAGGTAGGCAATCACTCAACTGTAACTCACACAAGGTTGTGTTTTCTGACAGAAGAGAGTAAGCACTACTGCTGCAATAACAGGCATCAGTAAAATGGCAATACTGTATCTTAGATTAGAAGGCTGAAGGCAGGTACAAAGGTCATCAACAAAGTGAGACTTATTGATATTTAGGTAGTGGGTACCCCCATTACCTAAATATCACGTTCCCAATTGGTTTACTCTGAAAATAAACAATTATCATACATCATGCTACCCAGCCCCAGGTCAGACAGGGTAGGTCTATTTTTGCACCAGGACAGTttgtacaaaaatatataaataatttagaTATAAAGGCATGATAACTGGCTATATTCATGCTGTCGTTGCATTTAAAACATATTTACTTACTCTTATCCTAGCAAAATATCAAAATCACTTGCCCAATAATTAAATTGATGTGCTAAAACTATCGCTGACGATAAACTCTTTAGGTTATTGTCTAGAAACTGTCGATGGAATATGTTGTAATTAAACTGTAAATACCTAATGGCAAGATCGGGCCACAATTACCTCCCGATGACATAACGGCATTCATTCACTTACTCATTGGTCGTGTTCCCGCAACTTTTAGACATTCATAGAATACCACATTTGTGTTGAATAGATGTAGGTCTATATTTTTGGGCAATTCTATCCAATTAAACCCATAACTTTACCTAATTTCATTCAATATATGAAGAAGTCCCTCTTCAGAAAACCTCCAGCTCGAATGTAATCTTCTCAAGCATCACACCGCATTCCACCTGTGGCTGTACTCTTCATTCGCTACTTTTTCTAGCCAATCAGGCGACGTTTCATCTATCCATAATTCCATCACAAGATAGCGTGGAAATAAGTCATTTTCTCCATTGAATATAATGTTCCGTACACAAACGTAGCGATGTATCGATACTGGGTTTTCGgtcaatttggactatttttaGACTCCAGGTATAAGAACTCAATTGGATTACGCAGGAGCGGTTTGACAAGCAGCAAGGTAGTGGTCAACCAATCGGTGTGGGCAAGAACATTTAGCTAATCTTTCAATAGTAAAGTGATACACGTATTGTTCTGCTCAATTCTACTAATCCAACCCAtgttaataatatatatatatatttttttacttcgaCTATAATGTGTGATTGTTGTTTGGCTAAAGTCACCAACACTTTCTTTTTCTCTTGCTATCTGTTTTACTTTCTtacgctctctccccctctctctctcacacacacaccatttccattcaaaatcctgaCGCTAAACCTAACACCTAactcctgaccctaaccctaattgtaaccctaaaagAATGACGCTGAAGGGAATAATACTTCAATTAGTTGGGGCGAAGGACATACTACTCATCCCGGGAGGCGTTATAGAGGCCAGTGTGTGGGATACCAGATGAGACTAGGTTGGCGAGTGGATAAACCGCATTTCCCTTCCGTTCTATTGGCGAACGTTCAAtccactggagaataaactggacagGCTCCGTTTGAGACTAGCCTATCAACGTGatctgtaatatcctatgtttctcagAGCTGTAGCTGAACCAGGACATGGGAAATATAAATCTAGCTGTTTTTTCTATACATCGGCAGAACGGCAACAAGCCGTAAGCAatgaagaaaatgctcacccagagagCGGGCGCTAAGATACAAGACTGTATCAtagtacagactggaatatgttccgggattcatccgatggcattgaggagttcgCCACAGTCAAGTGCATCCATGtggtcgtccccacagtgactttTGTTTGCcaatttttcttactttttaactgcattgttgggaaagggctcgtaagtaagcatttcacaatgaagtctacagctgttgtatctgcgcatgtgaaaaataaattgtatttaatttgatttgaaccctcaacctaacccctaaacctaaaataGCTTAGGCCCATGAGAACAAATGcacagttaaaaagtaagaataATTAGCtgggagaattttccttgttttgctATCATTGTGGGGACTTTTGGGGATTTCCGGTACCCAATCTCAATTCAattcctggggctctgtggagtctgtttgtgtttgtgaacataGCCCcaagaccagcttgcttaggggactgttctctaggttaatctctctgtaggtaatggctttgttatggaaggtttgggaatctcttccttttaggtggttgtagaatttaacgtctcttttctggtaattagtgggtatcggccttaTTCTGCTCTGTGTGCATTATTTTATGTTTTACGATGTACACAGAGGacgtttttgcagaattctgcatgcagagtctcaatttggtgtttgtcccattttgtgaattcttggttggtgagcggatccCAGACCTCGCAACCaaaaagggcaatgggttctattactgattcaagtatttttagctaCAAAGATGtcttttgagtagtaagacatgtacagttgaagtcggaagtttacatacacttaggttggagtcattaaaactcgtttttcaaccactccacaaatgtcttgctaacaaactatagttttggcaagtcggttaggacatctactttgtgcatgacacaagtaatttttccaacaattatttacatacagattatttcacttataattcactgtatcacaattccaatgggtcagaagtttacatacacttagttgactgtgcctttaaacagcttggaaaattccagaaaatgatgtcatggctttagaagcttctgataggctaatggacatcatttgagtcaattggaggtgtacctttggatgtatttcaaggcctgccttcaaactcagtgcctctttgcttgacataatgggaaaatctaaagaaatcagccaatataatataaatatagtagacctccacaagtctggttcatccttgggagcattttccaaacgcctgaaggtaccacgttcatctgtacaaacaatagtacgcaagtataaacaccatgggaccaagcagacgtcctaccgctcaggaaggagacgcgttctgtctcctagagatgaacgtactttggtgtgaaaagtgcaaatcaatcccagaacaacagcaaaggacattgtgaagatgctggaggaaacaggtacaaaagtatctatatccacagtaaaacgagtcctatatcgacataacctgaaaggccgctcaacaaggaagaagccactgctccaaaactgccataaaaaaaccgactacggtttgcaactgcacatgggga
This genomic stretch from Salvelinus namaycush isolate Seneca chromosome 4, SaNama_1.0, whole genome shotgun sequence harbors:
- the LOC120045369 gene encoding tyrosine-protein phosphatase non-receptor type 13-like — translated: MGTFVTLAEVLEARGSPLEEDEVWRLLLGTAEALTDISHKGPGNMCSVLSPGSMLLSASGKLAFKSCARSGDLGSFTAPEVQDGHAASNRTASEKMVVYSLGMTLYWSVDYQLPQNQPIQLSGKLNNLLLSMCEDTVQRRADLVTVLETCDQHIKTAQLPPPEKLIKQLVEDVFRDSVNHVSMAENGPQLTDQSQMVRERIHSFSGSASYHNSTWALRNRSNSTFQADPYRIAQGLRHRESYCSYQFRNPCSPYLDGFRRGSIRPIPYVYLNESTVSLNEKTAKDVGPEFFRMLDEPLVVLELPGSIVSKKGKSPSTMRELSVVMPNGQSILVKCDVKSGGGDVFDMIVAHSNLVEHFYFGLAYIDDNEFFFLDNDTKISKVAPDSWRKVPTSTFVLFFRVKFFVHDIALLLHKLTRHQYYLQLRKDILEDRLSCHEETGLYLGALALQAEYGDCMPEVYGRNYYRPDQYVAKSVMEKRALPYLKEELLRLHANNSTMSTDESELEFLKATQQLPEYGVQFYRVGREKKPVIGELILGVCARGVIVYEVKDSSRSTSQTFHWWETNSISSSCRKFVIESRGSVRKHTFVTERSKTATYLCNLCSAQHKFHNEMNSRQLGHSLASEDNIVQYAAVCWAQNSQMNSRMNRNSETVLTDSGLTTPQDGSMTKLCDDIAAKIEARIKQHRVLHEQGRRPLPGKLSPALTRGSGKCGSEVNPMSSAGRDVFAQTKRVIPKREVICVCLKKDPKLGVGVVIVGEDTVGKYDLGIFIASIVRGGPADKDGRIRAGGRLISLNHTSLEGMTFSEAAEVMQNSPQEVTLIVTQPKVSSTPNNVRSPLLKNYEFQTTSRTNMRSGEDDLDEIVSVMLTPKTGSRLQLPDVRILNAQDCRSRSPSTNCFRGDEISVELKKKAGVGLGISIAGGVNTGLRHGGIYIKSLVCGGAAEQDGRIQSGDRLLKVDGIRFQGFTYQQAVECLAKTGKVVTLVLERENMNSLPWVSLSPDTGCSLSPQSSHRDITQKRNNSCPAVITPFLVKPKDYSFVSDGNTLEVTLNKRLNSLGFSFLVPELDPLKGDSGSGLVRIKTLFPGQPAEESGRIQEGDVILAVNGEPLKGLSYQRVVTLLRGSPPEVRLSLCRPAPGILPPIETLFGT